The nucleotide sequence TTTTGGTTGTTTTTGTATCAAAGGTCACCACCCTCTAGTTCATCCACAAATATATACAACCACATTCCTATTAGCCATTCTACAACCTAAACTAAGATGAAGTACGATATCGAAAACTTTTCCACCAAGCGAACCCAGAAACATACTTCCTCCAGGCCAGTCTATATAAGCAGTACGACAACGCAAATATGAAATAAGCCCCACTAACACTGCCTAGTCGACcccccaaaaagaaagaagtcCAGGCAAACGACGCTTTTACAAACATACATATCTTAAAAGGAATACCAGCATCatcaaagaaaaaagtcAGAACAATTGAATTTCGTCCAGTCCACTCAATCGATGTCTCGTGAATGTCGTGACGGGAAATAAAGTACGAAAGAGCCAATACCTTCGTCACCCAGTGAGCGAGTCGTGGTATGAGGCCAACCAACAAAAAGATTCAAACCTCTCCCCTCCCATGTCCCGAAACTCCTCGCTTGCAAattgagaaaaaagaagaaaaaagacaaaaagccCCAAAAAGGATGCCCCGGCCCGAGTGTTCATGCCCTTCGCTCCAAAGAACTCATTATTGAAGAACCAAGCCCGTTATGTACCTACCTTTTAGTAATAACCGCTGGATTTGGTTTGACGATTCTTCGCGTCTCTTTGAAGAAAGTGCCGGTGAAATAGTGATGGCAGCTATCTATCGAcgattttttctctttccatTCTCTCATGCTGGTTGAATGTCGCTTTTTCTTAGCGGATGGTCATCTGCTTGACCATGTCGGCCTTGCTGGAAGCACCCAGGCCGGCGGAGCTAGCACCAggcttcttctcgaaaacCTTCCAGAACTTGAGGCTCTCGTCAGCAGCCGCGGTGGCCAGCATCTGGCCGTCGGGGCTGAGACAGCTGTGGAGGACACGGCTCTCGTGGGCGGGAATCTCGACGGTGCGCACGAGGGTCGGGTAGCTCCAGATGCTGAGTGAGTTGTCGGGGAAGCCGCTCGAGCTGACAATCTCCCGGTAGTGGGGGCTCCAGCGCAAGCTGGTGACCTGCGAGCCGGTATCGATGCTGTTGACGCGAGCACCCGAGGTCGAGTTCCAGAAGTGGATGTGGCGGTCGTACGAGCCACCGCCGGTGGCCAGCAGGTTCATGTTCCAGGGGCACCAGGCCAGAGCCTTGACGGCGGCCTTGTGGTTGGTCTTGGTGAACTTGGGCACGGCGAGCGAACGGGCGTCCCAGATGGAAACAAGATTGTCGTTGCCACCAGTGGCGAGCTGGGCACCATCGGAGCGCCACTCGAGGCCGCAGACCTCCGAGGTGTGAGAGACAAGCTCGGCAACCTTGTGCTCGGCGATGCGCACATCGTGGTTGAAGACAAGGCCGGAGCGAGCACCAGTAGATAGGAGGTGCTTGTTCCATCCCATGACGGAGACACGGGTGTCGTGGCCGTGCATGCTGCGGACCTTGGCGCCCTCGGCCACGTCCCAGATCTGTACCTCGCCAGTTCCCATACCCACACTGACGTAGGCGCCGTCTGCCGACCACTTGACACTGCTGACGTACGTGTCCGGGCTGGTCTCGAGCAGACAGCTGACACTGCCCTCGTCAGCTGACCAGACGTAAACACTGCGCTCCAGGCCAATGGCGACCTGGTTTCCTGAGCTCCAGTCCAAAAGGTTCAGGTAGTAGTCATCAATCAGTCCAGGAGCGTCAAGAACACGCTCAGGAGCTGTGGCAATGCGGCGGCGAGATTGTGCGGAGGATGAGCTGGCAGGCTTCAAGGGACGGTTGTACTGCTGGCGCAGGTCAATGGGCTTGGATGACTCTGGGGGCGCGGGCTTGAACTCCAGGATGCGGGTGTTGAGGCTAACTCCGCAGGCGTTGGCGATGGAGTTTTGGTATGCTGCAGTATTGGGTGAGGGACGCGAGTAAGGCTCAGcttcgtcatcatcgtcaccaATGTTGAGCGCCTCGAGGGCGGCAAGCGCCTCGTCGGCAGCGGAGGAAAGAACGCCAGAGgactcgctgctgctgctcttggGTCGCCTCTCATGCATGTCCAGCTTGCCAGAGCCGACGTTGGCAATAGCGGAGCTTGCAGTACGGTTGGGGATAAAGCGGTCGCCGGCGGCATAGCTGACCGAGGTCTTGGAAGTCTTCTGCCTAATAGTCTTCCTTGTCTTGGTGCTGGAGGGGGTCTTGGTTGCCTGGTGACCTGTGCCGGTCAGAGTGAAGTCTGAGACGCCAAGCTCCAGAGCCTTGCGAGGAGTGGAAACACCGCGAGCGATGTTCGACTTGGGTGAGTCACGCTGCTGCTTCGCGGCAAGATGAGCGGCAAGCTTGGACGTGTAGCTCGACTTGCCAGCAGGCTTATAGGTTTCATCGGGAGTGCATGGCGATGAGTTGACATTGATAGCCACGGCAACGGCGCGCTGACGTGGGGACGGCGTCAACGGCATCCGTCCGCCAGCGGTCCGGGAGGAAAAGAGTCCCGTGTGGGACTTGAGCGGCGTCTCGCAAAATGCAGTCGCCATTTTGGTATAACCTTAGGTAGTGATTTTGAGTCTGTACTCTTGCGTGAAGATGTAAACGAATAGACGTGACTATGCTCAAGAAGGTATGATCCAGACGCAGCAGATGGCTTTGTTCGTTTGCATGGGGGTTTGTGTGTGATAGGTGGATGGATGGGAGAGAAGTTTTTATGATTCTCTTTCGGGAGTAGGGATGAATGTGAGGAGAGCAGATTCTGGATTTGTAGGTTGTTGTCTGTCCATGTTCTTGAGAGTGAAGTCGTGGCAGGAGCACTGCCTTAAGAAGAAATCTGTTTACTGCGGGAGTGACCGTCCGTTGGCAGGGCAACAGGAAAGACTTGAATAAAAGTGGGTCTCGCGGTAAGCGCTGGCTTGGCTGGGTCAACGACTGGGAAACTCCCGAGCAACGTCATTTGATGCCCCGTTTTAATTGGAAGCTGTTACAGACCGTGGTCTGTCTCTGGCATTGGAAAGGACCGTCTTTCCGTTGCCCATCTCACGTTGCCTCAGCATTACCTGTTCGCTGCCCGTGCTAGGGTAACCTGAAATGGGTGAGCGAAGTGGCTGGATCCACCAACTGCCTAGGTCTGCACTCCACTGAACTTTCTCCCAGCACAGTTGCTGGCTGGTCGGTGGATTCTTTCACCTTTCGCCTTCAGTTGAGGATCGATAAAACAGTTAGTCACGTTGGGTACACACAAACCTGAACTCGGCGGTTTCACACGCGGTCTCTGCATTGGTGGCTAATGTGATGGTTGGGTTGGTCGCCAGCCCACGAAACATGTGCCAGAATAACTGATTACTCTGTTCCTTCCTGGACTCGACCTGATCTTCTTCGTCCGATTGTCATTAACAAGCGAGATTATATGTACGTCCAGCTGTCATGACTCCTAGATCACAAATTGGATGGTGAGCCCGCGTAACTCCCAGGTACGGTACCTGTATATCATGAAATGTAACCCCTTGGCATTGGAGGAAGGGCGACAGGAGTAATGGTATAATCTATTCAGGAGTAGTCGAACTGTCCCAGGCTTAGATGCTACACATGTCGCTATACCTAAACTTACTGAATTGCGATGATCACTCTGACTAGGCAGGTACTCTCAATTAAGTTCAAGCCATTGCCGTAAAGTCGTAGGAGCCCAACTTCACGTTCCTAGCCATCCTTTTAGTTGCTTCCTGTCAACCCATGCCTTGCCGAAGATGCCCCAAGGTCTACTATGTATGTAGCCTAGAGGGGTTTGCACAGAAACTCGTCAAAACGCCTATCGTAAAGTACAGGGGCGACTGATTGAACTCGTACGCCGAAGTTGAGAGAGCTGTTTCCATTTCCCATTTTTCAAATTTGAGGTGACCTGTATGTCTagtggtaggtaaggtaggtacctaactaACTACCAGGCAACTAGGTGGGTAGTTTACTATGGTAAGTGACCATCTCTTATGCAATTACCTATCGTTCCATCTGATGGTAAGCCCGGTCGATCATGGCACTTTTGTGTGTCCGGGAGAATGAATGACATGGGTGTTTTGACATTggacctagcgatttttcTGTGAGACAGGCAGAATGGCAGCCAGGAAGCAAGTTTTTGTCAGTACTCAAAAGCATGAACTTGAAGTGAAAAGCAGAGAAATGGAGGCTCTCGTATGGATCCCACAAATGCTTTTCATCCTCTTCTCAAGCACATCAGCCCGACTGTCAGGAAAGCGAGATGCCGTTTTAGAGCCGGTACGTACCGGTGGATCCCTGCGATGAAAGCAGCCACACACGAGAATGAACCCCTGCAAGAACCAAGAAAGGCCCGTGCCCTCCAGCCTCAGCTCAGCCAAAATTTATTGCCCAACCCCAAGGTGGAGGACGAGTGGGTTGGGTTCCCCATCCATGTGTTTTTGTGTCAAGACATTTTGATTGACGGTTTTGAATACAACCGTGCTGCCGTCAGTGCACCAAGCGCCTCCGCCTATTACGGACCAAGCCAGccgacccgacccgacctGCCAAAGAGCACGAGAGACATTCCCATTCACAAAACCATTGATCGTCATTAGCGCGCGACTGGGTCCCCCGATACAATGGTTTCCGACTAGCTGGACCACCGACCGATCCCAAAGCAAACCCCACGCAACATGGTCCAGCCCGCCAATACCGCTGGGGCGCCGCAGTCCCTCTTCGGGGGCGGAGCGCCGACCGCGCCAACCCCCGGAACCCCACAGGGAGCCTCtatcggcgccggcgccagCCCCAGCCCAGGTCCAGGCGCAGGCATCGGTACATTGACAGCATCGTCGACTCCCTCGCTGCTTAGCCAGACCAGCGCTCCAGGCTCGGCCACGTCGTCCAACAACACTTTTGTAATGACCAACTCGCCCGTCAAGAGTCGTGGTATACCTGACGGATACAGGCCCAAAGTGACACGAACTCTGGGTAACAGGCCGGCCTGTTTGGTTAACGCCTCGGTGACATATTGCGGCAACAACCAAATTTATGCCTTTGGCGGCTTCGATCAGTACACCGATGAGGTCTACAATCATGTCTTGAGGCTGGATCTCGTGAGCCTTCAGTGGTCCCTTGTTGACAACTATGGCGACATCCCCGGCGTTCGTATGGGTAAGGTTTCAGGCGCCTAAATCGCATCCCACACCGATCTGCGTACTCCATCTGCCCTCCGGATTTCTTGCGACGAGATGCTAACCCTTTTTCACGGATAGGACATACTGCTACACTCTACAAGGGTGACAGGTTACTGGTATTTGGAGGCGAAAACGAGCACCGTACATACCTTTCAGATCTGATAATATTCGACTTGAAGACGGCTCACTGGACACAACCTCAATGCAGCGGTCCCATACCCCGAGGTCGCGCCAGGCATGCCGCCATTCTACACGAGGACAAGCTTTTCATTGTTGGTGGCATCACTGGTCACGATAATCACGTGTTGGACGATGTTTGCTTCCTAGACCTCAAAACCTTTACGTGGTCGAGATCGTGGCGGTTTGTTTCACGATTCGACCACAGCGCATCGATATGGTACGTTGTTTGCGCCACAGCTGGTATGATACCTGGTTATCTGACACAGGACTGCATGCTAACATGTGTCCAACCCGCAGGAATGATAGAGTTTGGGTTTATGGTGGACTGAGCGAGGAGATGAACAGGACCAGCGAACTCTGGTGGCTTGATCTCAAGGGAAGCCCTGCTTTCGAAACGCCGCCTCAAGTCGGCACATATGACAGAGCCTCGCTGGCCAGTCGAGTCAGCCACTCTGCCCGGCCAGCATCCTACTCCCCACTGGTGCAGTCCCCGATAGTTGGGACCTCGGGCTATGCTGCCAATTCTAGGACAGCACAAGTCAACCCTCCTTCGTTCCAGCTCAAGTCCTTTGCTCCGATAGCCCCCGGCACAATCTCATCGATCAAATTCCATTCAGGGCCTATTGTTCCCGAACAAGGCACCGGCTACCATTTCCACGTCTACTCTTCTGGAACCCTGCTTGACTTTTTGACTCCAAccacatcatcatcatccaaGGATTGCTCGCTCTCAGCGCTGGATCTGAATTCCTTACGGTGGCAAAAGCTTGCGGAGGGTAGAGAGATCTTCAAGAGCGGCTATCGTTGGCACTACTGTACCCTCAGCGAAGATGGCACAAAGGCCTGGCTTTTGGGATGCCCGTCTGAGCAGAGTGCTCTCGATCTGGGTGCAAATGGTCTCGAAGAGTACCTGAGTGACATTATGGAAGTTGATCTGCGCCGGTACGGATTCCTGGGCAACAACATGGCCCCCGAGCCGCGGGCTGAGTTACTACGCCCCTCATCGAGGATCCGTATCGTTGAGCAGCCGTCAAGAGGTCTTGGCGCAGATTTGGCCACTTTATTCAACGTTCCCCCGGAGGCCGGAAGTGGCACTGATTTTGTGGTCACGGCCCTTGCCGACGACTGTGAAGATGAGAGTATGGTTGGATCCGCACTGGTGCAGCCTAGCGATTCCTCATCGGTCGGTGGTGCAGACTCATGGCTCTCGCCTGACGCTCCAACATCATCGCCCATATATGTGCACCGGCTCATTCTACAAGCCCGCTGGCCGCACTTTCGCCGACTCTGGGCCTCACAGATGGCTGAATTTCATACTCGCAAAATGCACATCCCTGAGCCATACAGCGTGGTGAAAGCCTTCCTTTACTACCTTTACACCGACCGGATAGATCCTTCGATTGAAGATGAGGGGGCTGATTCAGGAACGACTACCGACCTGTCCGACATTGCCGGGTTGCTGGTCATGAGCAACATATACGGCATCCCGCACCTGCGGCTGTTGTGCGTCAACCGGCTTGCCAAAGAGTTGGATGTTGACCATGCGTGTATCATCTGGTACCGCGCTGGACTGGCCGACGAAGAGTGGCTCCGCAAGCGCGCTGCAGCTTACTGCCTGACTCATTGGGGCAGGATTGTGCGGACCTCGGGCTTCCTGCGGCTTCCGAGGAGCGCTTTGGTTGAGCTGTCGCAAGAGATCGACATGGAGGGCCGCGTGATCGGAGGCGAGGAACTGGACATGTTTGTCGGCTCCACCATGGCCACTGATAGCTCCGGGGCTTTGGCGAGGCGCAAGGAGAGTATGAGCAGTCAGCCGAGTCAAATGATCGAGTCGGAggtggacgacgacgatggaaTGGAGCTCAACTAGGGCGACAACAACACTGCAAACTATGAGAAAGCCCTACTCGTTCTATCGGAGGACTCCTTCCTATTCAATCTGCTCATTTCATCAGCTCCAGATATTCGAATACGAAAAGCTCGACCAAGACCAAATTCAAGACCTAGAATCCTGCTTGGTGGCTTCATCGAGACTTTCCTCAGGGTTCATCAGGAGCTTGGTATCCCAGGGCATGACGACGCAATGATGAGCCTTCACGGTTGGCTTTCGAATTTACTTTTTTCCGGCGGAGCCATTCTCACTTTTTCTGTCTTGAATTTTTTACAGTGTTCATATTTGTTCTTTGCAATTCATTTATATCTCGTGTCATGATTTATTGCCGGCATCATGTCTTGCATTACATACCGGAGTTTGTGTCGTTTcaatttctcttcttttcttttcttttcttttctttctgtctTGCTGTCACTAGGGAGCTTGGTTTGGCTGGACGGGGGCGTTTGTTCAATGATACATGATCTTTACACGGACTAAATGCTATTTCCTCTTTTGCCAAATCGAATAGTGCCACTGTAAAAATTTATCACAAAGTATCAATCATAACCACGAAGCAAAAGGAGAGCCCAACGCGTAGTGTCATTCTCGCTATAACGACTGCATACACGCGGCCTCGAATAGCTCTTGGTTTGCTGCTGACTAGACCTCTGCGAGATGAGAGTACGCACCCTTGGATCAGTATAGATTTTGTGCCATGACGATTTTTACGCTGTCGACTTCTACCTTGGACCCCATATACGCACAGCCGCGCCAAGTCAGAGAGGCCAAGTACAGAACAGATGACTCTATTGTCTTTCGCGGGGGCAGATAGTGGATTCGACTTCATTACATTCCAGCTCTCATCGTGTACACGTGAACCATCGATGCAGAACCCACAGATCACGACGCATATGTTTACCACTAAAATCTGTCTTTTCCCTCCAGTGTACCTATCTATCTATAGGGCATTTGTATCGCAGCCCACCACCATAGCCACCGCCATTGCTCCTGTCCTGCAGTACTTCCAGGCAGCTCTGGTGGTAAATATGCCGGCAGGCCAGCACGACCAGCGGGCCCAGCGGCTCGTCCTTTCGCCTCGTGGCTCCGCCGCCGCTACCCTCGTCTGCGCTATTGTAAGCGGCTGAGGGCCCCCGCCTCTCGGCGGCCATGACGCCGGCCACCGCCTTTGCTAGGGCGCTGTCCTCCTCTGCGGCCTGGCTATAGGGTTCGTCGTTCCGTATCTTGAAGTCGGCCCTCGACCGACcggcctgctgctgttgggcCAGGTGCTGCTCCGttgccttgcccttgcccttacCTGTCTCAGGACCGATGTCTTCAGTATCAGAAGCAAGGAGGAGAGAGTCGCCGCCAGAGATGGGCTGCCCACGTAACAGAAGTAGATGGCGCCGCCGTGCCGCCTTGTCCTCCTTCGAAGCGCGGTCCCtgttctccttctcctcccaAGCCTTGAGTACCGTGCTTCCCGCAACGCCCGGCCCAGTGACCCTACGTCCGCAAGCCTCACAAGTCGAGCCCCGGGGTCGCCAGCCACGCTGCCGGAGTTGGACagcgcgcccaacgctgacGAACAAGCTGCGCTCTAGCAGGCGGTTTGCAAGCCTCAAGATGCTCTCCTCATAGGCGTACGCCGAGAATATGGTTGCCAGTACAGCCCGCAGGTCCGCCAAGGAGGGAGAGCTTGCCGCCGCCTGCGCGAGGAAGGCACGAAGGATACGGAGGAAGGAAaaattgttgttgttgatgtgAAGGGCCGTCTTACAGCCAGGACTTGTTGCCGAGGACTTGGAACCAGTGGCCGTAACTGCTGCTGGCGATACTGCTAATTGATTTGTAGCTGTGGCAAGCTTCTGGTTGGTTGGTGTTGACGTTGATGTGAGAAGCGCCGTGAACGTCTGCTGGACCAACGACCTCAGTCCATCGAGGATTTTGGCTTTGCCCATGTCCTCGTTCTGTAAGTCCTTGCTGTTGTTACCACCGTGTGCATCCCCGCCATTGGCGACTTTGTTATGCGAGTCCTCAACCGCGGCGGAAACAGACCTGGTTAGTCGCACCGTGGCGTTGATCAGATCCAGCCAAAGTTTCTCCTCGTCAGATAGCTCTCCGTCCCCACGGCCGTGCTTGTCTTTGCCCTTTGCGTCCTTTCCACTGACAATATTAGCCTTCTTCCTGGCCGCGACTGCCGCGGTCCTTGTCTGACCCTGGCATAGCCAAATGCCGACGAGGATGTATTTCTTCATGGCTTCCATTATCTCTTCCTCATCATCCTTGGACTTTTGCCGATGACCGTCCGCGCCgtacgccgccgccaaaagACCGAGAAGAGCGCTCTCCAATGTGCCCAGGTGCCTGACCAGCCGCTGCATGGCCTCGCCAACCCTCCCATCACGCGCCATCAGCACGACTGCGGCATCGACCACGCCCGTCTCCTCCATTGCTGGAAGAAGGCTTTCAAGCCGTAGATCCGCCGTGCTCTGCACCAGTCCAATATACTCGGACACATGCATCGGGTCGAAGCGGCACATAAGCCTCACATACCGCTCTACCAGCTCACTGTGGATGGCTACCTTGGtactgttgctgttgctatcATCATCGACCTTTCTCCTCACGTCTGCGTCATCTTTGCCACTTTCAGAGGATGGCTCCaggatcgttctcaagtaccGGAACTGTAACTGTGGCTCGTCATCGACGGCCTCCAGCAAGTCCGCGTGTAGCTCCCTCGCGCCATCATCAATAGTCCGCGCCGCCCTCGCCGGGTCGAGCTGAACTAACGCTCGCGCATTCTCCCTGACAACCGCATGTACGTCCTGCAGCTGGCGCTTCGTTCGTCCCCTACCAGCCTGAGCAAGGCACTCTGCAATGCATTCGAAAACACCCTGGCGGTCCCCCCGATCCTCAAAGTAGGTCGCAATGAGCTTCCCGTACTGCTGGTCGCCTTTATAAATACGCTTGAGGACGCGATAGAACCCAGCCTTGCGGAACAGTGGCATCAGCGTGACCGCCAGATCAGGCGGCTGGTACATTGATAGAAGATACTCGACGCTGAGCTGCGTGTCGTCGGCCAAGTCCGGGCCTGGGTAGTCGCATAGGCCACGCAGGACCCTAGTCAACGTCGAGCCGGGTAGTAGTAGATACTGTGGATACTTTGCCATGTTTCGAGCTATAAACATGTCCAGGTACACTGTGTCTTCGGCGCCAAACCCGTTGGCTGCAGTCATGGTCTCGGTGAGGATGCTGATAATATACTGCCTGTCGACTGTCGCACCGAACACGCGCTCCTCATCGGCACTGCTGTTTTCGTTGCCATTCCTCCCGTTGAGCAATTTTTCGGGCGCGTCAGTGTTCAGGAAGCCGTCTTCAAACGCCTCATTCAAGCAAGCCAGGAAGTCGGGCGCGTTGAACTTGAGGATCATCCGCAAATACGGAAACGAAGGCTCGTCTTCGAGGTCGGGTCTCGTAACAAAGCGTTTCCTGGAACCCTTTGGCCATGAAATGCTCTTGCCCGAGAACAAGAACCAGTATATGTCCGACTTCGCCTGTACGGCCACCGGCTCATCCATCGCCTCCTCAGTTGGATACACCCGTCCCGTCAACACATATGATAGGTACGGAAATATTTTAAGGGCGTTGAGGGGCCCGTCATCATCGA is from Pyricularia oryzae 70-15 chromosome 2, whole genome shotgun sequence and encodes:
- a CDS encoding WD repeat-containing protein slp1, translating into MATAFCETPLKSHTGLFSSRTAGGRMPLTPSPRQRAVAVAINVNSSPCTPDETYKPAGKSSYTSKLAAHLAAKQQRDSPKSNIARGVSTPRKALELGVSDFTLTGTGHQATKTPSSTKTRKTIRQKTSKTSVSYAAGDRFIPNRTASSAIANVGSGKLDMHERRPKSSSSESSGVLSSAADEALAALEALNIGDDDDEAEPYSRPSPNTAAYQNSIANACGVSLNTRILEFKPAPPESSKPIDLRQQYNRPLKPASSSSAQSRRRIATAPERVLDAPGLIDDYYLNLLDWSSGNQVAIGLERSVYVWSADEGSVSCLLETSPDTYVSSVKWSADGAYVSVGMGTGEVQIWDVAEGAKVRSMHGHDTRVSVMGWNKHLLSTGARSGLVFNHDVRIAEHKVAELVSHTSEVCGLEWRSDGAQLATGGNDNLVSIWDARSLAVPKFTKTNHKAAVKALAWCPWNMNLLATGGGSYDRHIHFWNSTSGARVNSIDTGSQVTSLRWSPHYREIVSSSGFPDNSLSIWSYPTLVRTVEIPAHESRVLHSCLSPDGQMLATAAADESLKFWKVFEKKPGASSAGLGASSKADMVKQMTIR
- a CDS encoding kelch repeat protein; translated protein: MVQPANTAGAPQSLFGGGAPTAPTPGTPQGASIGAGASPSPGPGAGIGTLTASSTPSLLSQTSAPGSATSSNNTFVMTNSPVKSRGIPDGYRPKVTRTLGNRPACLVNASVTYCGNNQIYAFGGFDQYTDEVYNHVLRLDLVSLQWSLVDNYGDIPGVRMGHTATLYKGDRLLVFGGENEHRTYLSDLIIFDLKTAHWTQPQCSGPIPRGRARHAAILHEDKLFIVGGITGHDNHVLDDVCFLDLKTFTWSRSWRFVSRFDHSASIWNDRVWVYGGLSEEMNRTSELWWLDLKGSPAFETPPQVGTYDRASLASRVSHSARPASYSPLVQSPIVGTSGYAANSRTAQVNPPSFQLKSFAPIAPGTISSIKFHSGPIVPEQGTGYHFHVYSSGTLLDFLTPTTSSSSKDCSLSALDLNSLRWQKLAEGREIFKSGYRWHYCTLSEDGTKAWLLGCPSEQSALDLGANGLEEYLSDIMEVDLRRYGFLGNNMAPEPRAELLRPSSRIRIVEQPSRGLGADLATLFNVPPEAGSGTDFVVTALADDCEDESMVGSALVQPSDSSSVGGADSWLSPDAPTSSPIYVHRLILQARWPHFRRLWASQMAEFHTRKMHIPEPYSVVKAFLYYLYTDRIDPSIEDEGADSGTTTDLSDIAGLLVMSNIYGIPHLRLLCVNRLAKELDVDHACIIWYRAGLADEEWLRKRAAAYCLTHWGRIVRTSGFLRLPRSALVELSQEIDMEGRVIGGEELDMFVGSTMATDSSGALARRKESMSSQPSQMIESEVDDDDGMELN